One window of the Paenibacillus beijingensis genome contains the following:
- a CDS encoding FAD-dependent monooxygenase, whose protein sequence is MEILKNEVQTDVCIVGAGPAGMLLGLLLAKQGIEVIVLEKNVDFHREYRGEITQPRFVQMMKQLNLLDYIESNDHVKINEVVVFHDQKEIMQLAFDTLIEEESYCARLTQPTLLMALLEKAKQYPNFKMMFNTKVKDLLRDGEKIVGVYAQRQPGDSTNAEQLPSEGEMNIHARVTVGVDGRNSTMEKLANYELDLDYYVNDLLWFSFEKPESWDYNIYHFYFQKNYNYLFLPKLGGLIQCGISLTRGEFAKIKEEGIEPFKQRIIEDLPILRPYVEPMTDFKSFVLLLCKMRYVKEWAKDGCLLIGDAAHCVTPWGAVGSTLALGSAIITADVLYKGFKNNDLSLETLKQVQKRREQEVKMIQNLQVTLEKFLTREPLKKDLAPLMFSMATKMPDIMTTYKQLYTRETPLDIDESFVFAD, encoded by the coding sequence ATGGAAATATTGAAAAATGAAGTTCAGACGGATGTATGTATCGTTGGCGCCGGTCCTGCCGGAATGCTGCTCGGACTGCTGCTTGCCAAGCAGGGTATCGAAGTCATCGTGCTGGAAAAAAACGTTGACTTCCACCGCGAGTACAGGGGAGAAATTACGCAGCCCCGTTTTGTCCAAATGATGAAGCAGCTTAACTTGCTGGATTATATCGAAAGCAACGACCATGTGAAAATTAACGAAGTTGTCGTTTTTCACGATCAAAAAGAAATTATGCAGCTCGCTTTTGATACGTTGATCGAGGAAGAAAGCTATTGTGCGCGGCTTACCCAGCCTACGCTGCTGATGGCGCTGCTGGAAAAAGCAAAGCAGTATCCGAACTTCAAGATGATGTTCAACACGAAGGTGAAGGATTTGCTGCGGGACGGCGAAAAAATCGTCGGCGTGTACGCGCAGCGGCAGCCGGGAGACTCCACGAACGCTGAGCAGCTGCCAAGCGAGGGCGAAATGAATATTCATGCGAGAGTGACGGTTGGTGTGGACGGCCGAAATTCCACCATGGAAAAGCTCGCTAATTATGAGCTGGACCTCGATTATTATGTGAACGATCTGTTATGGTTCTCGTTTGAGAAGCCGGAATCATGGGACTATAACATTTACCATTTCTATTTCCAAAAAAATTATAACTACCTCTTTTTGCCAAAGCTCGGCGGGTTGATCCAGTGCGGCATCTCGCTCACCCGAGGCGAGTTTGCAAAAATCAAGGAAGAAGGCATCGAGCCGTTCAAACAAAGAATTATCGAGGATTTGCCGATTTTGCGGCCTTATGTGGAACCGATGACCGACTTTAAATCGTTTGTTTTGCTACTTTGCAAAATGAGATATGTGAAGGAATGGGCGAAAGACGGCTGCCTGCTGATCGGAGACGCGGCCCATTGCGTAACGCCGTGGGGAGCGGTCGGAAGCACGCTTGCGCTTGGCAGCGCCATTATTACGGCGGACGTTCTTTATAAAGGGTTTAAAAATAACGATCTGTCGCTCGAAACGCTGAAGCAGGTTCAAAAGAGACGCGAACAAGAAGTGAAAATGATCCAGAACCTGCAAGTTACGCTGGAGAAGTTTTTAACGAGAGAGCCGCTTAAAAAAGATTTAGCCCCGTTAATGTTCAGCATGGCGACGAAAATGCCGGACATTATGACGACTTACAAGCAGCTGTACACAAGGGAAACGCCGCTCGACATCGATGAATCTTTCGTTTTTGCCGACTAA
- a CDS encoding DUF3891 family protein gives MFITKHDGQLYIVNQYDHSVQAGEVARRWGNETFARPDHFESLCLAVQKHDIGWVESDEKVLFNEQTGQPVPFLSVNLLQHVDFYGKGYEQVKDEDLYAGLLVGMHWIGLYTSRFGYDPSFTFNIPQELASFIDENITKTQKDWVEMKMQLWNRKERRSLFEDHLWMNYEIVQLMDRLSQYVSMHQADTKNEWVLGPVRQTVDSEGCMITIQGQGDGTVVVDPFPFDDVVETTVLARKIPDIQYGNHKEVYDAMEAAPVEKVVWKFIPKQV, from the coding sequence ATGTTTATTACGAAGCATGATGGCCAGTTGTATATCGTCAATCAATACGATCATTCCGTCCAGGCGGGAGAGGTTGCGCGCCGCTGGGGGAACGAAACGTTCGCACGGCCGGATCATTTCGAATCGCTTTGTTTGGCGGTGCAGAAGCACGATATCGGCTGGGTCGAATCCGATGAGAAAGTGTTGTTCAACGAACAAACCGGACAGCCCGTTCCTTTCCTGAGCGTCAATCTTCTGCAGCACGTCGATTTTTACGGAAAAGGATACGAGCAAGTCAAGGATGAAGATCTTTATGCCGGCCTCTTGGTAGGCATGCATTGGATCGGCTTGTACACGAGCCGGTTCGGGTATGATCCGTCGTTTACGTTCAACATTCCGCAGGAGCTGGCTTCCTTTATCGACGAGAACATCACAAAGACGCAGAAAGATTGGGTCGAGATGAAGATGCAGCTGTGGAACCGCAAGGAACGGAGAAGCCTGTTCGAAGATCATCTGTGGATGAATTACGAGATTGTGCAGCTGATGGACCGGCTTTCCCAGTACGTCTCGATGCACCAGGCCGATACGAAGAACGAATGGGTGCTCGGTCCGGTTCGGCAAACGGTAGACAGCGAAGGATGCATGATCACGATTCAGGGGCAAGGCGACGGAACGGTTGTCGTCGATCCGTTTCCATTCGATGATGTCGTGGAAACGACTGTCCTGGCCCGTAAAATTCCGGATATTCAGTACGGAAACCATAAAGAAGTTTACGATGCAATGGAAGCAGCTCCAGTCGAGAAGGTCGTCTGGAAATTCATACCTAAACAAGTTTGA
- a CDS encoding isochorismatase family protein, with product MERVWDKFLDERDKAIYSKAGLGEPMGLGSKPALVIVDVQYGFTGESHQSTEESMKIYPTSCGESSWKAIPHIKKLLDASREAKIPVFYTILEGSKSAPNDRIAVKGNNFDLPVMLEGERGTRVVEELQPQYGEIVISKKKASAFFATPLVSYLTAAHVDTVIVTGCTTSGCVRASVIDAFSYNYRVIVPEECSFDRGIASHAINLFDMQQKYADVVPVADVIQELSSR from the coding sequence ATGGAACGCGTATGGGACAAGTTCCTCGATGAACGGGACAAGGCGATCTACAGTAAAGCCGGTCTTGGCGAGCCGATGGGGCTCGGCAGCAAACCCGCACTTGTTATTGTAGACGTTCAATACGGATTTACAGGCGAATCGCACCAGAGCACCGAGGAATCGATGAAGATCTATCCGACAAGCTGCGGCGAGAGCAGCTGGAAGGCGATTCCCCATATCAAGAAACTGCTGGACGCCTCGCGCGAGGCGAAGATTCCGGTGTTCTACACCATCCTGGAGGGCAGCAAGAGCGCTCCGAACGACCGGATTGCCGTTAAGGGCAACAATTTTGATTTACCGGTTATGCTAGAAGGAGAGAGAGGAACCCGGGTTGTCGAGGAATTGCAGCCGCAATACGGGGAAATCGTCATCTCGAAGAAGAAAGCGAGCGCCTTCTTCGCGACACCGCTCGTTTCTTATTTAACGGCAGCTCATGTTGATACCGTAATCGTGACGGGCTGCACGACGAGCGGCTGCGTACGCGCCTCTGTCATCGACGCCTTCTCTTATAATTACCGGGTTATCGTACCGGAAGAATGTTCGTTCGACCGCGGGATCGCATCCCATGCGATTAATCTGTTCGATATGCAGCAGAAGTATGCGGATGTCGTGCCTGTGGCGGACGTGATTCAGGAGCTTTCGTCTCGTTAA
- a CDS encoding (2Fe-2S)-binding protein — translation MTEKTAEQKRLETISLKVNNKQYTVDVEPRMLLSDVLRDELRLTGTHVGCEHGVCGACTIIMDGRPVRSCLVFGVQANEAEIATVEGLEGENGELHPVQQGFWEKHGLQCGFCTPGMMMTACSFLEQNPDPTREEIREAISGNLCRCTGYQGIVDAVEFAAKEMRERTE, via the coding sequence ATGACGGAAAAAACCGCAGAACAGAAACGGTTGGAGACGATATCCTTAAAGGTTAACAATAAACAATATACGGTTGACGTTGAGCCGCGCATGCTGTTATCCGATGTTCTTCGGGACGAGCTGCGCCTGACGGGAACGCATGTCGGCTGCGAACACGGTGTTTGCGGAGCCTGCACCATTATTATGGACGGCCGGCCTGTCAGATCCTGCCTCGTATTCGGCGTGCAAGCGAATGAAGCGGAAATCGCCACTGTCGAAGGACTGGAAGGGGAAAACGGCGAGCTTCATCCCGTTCAACAAGGCTTTTGGGAAAAGCACGGTTTGCAGTGCGGCTTCTGCACCCCCGGCATGATGATGACCGCCTGCTCCTTTTTGGAACAAAATCCGGACCCGACCCGCGAGGAAATCCGCGAAGCGATCTCCGGCAATTTGTGCCGCTGCACCGGTTATCAGGGCATCGTAGACGCGGTTGAATTTGCGGCAAAAGAAATGCGCGAAAGGACGGAGTAA
- a CDS encoding FAD binding domain-containing protein produces MKPAAFDYLKPKTLDEALSLLDEYGYDAKVLSGGQSLIPMMNMRLARPPYLVDISGLKEMSYIEIDEEEVKIGGITRHYMVEHSEEIKKACPMLAEGIKLIGHSQIRSRGTIGGSIVHADPTAELPVMLTALDGKVTVVSSEGEREMTPEELFLTYMTTTMEPNEILTSVHFPVIPPRTGHAIEEFTLRSGDFALILAAATVTLDEEGKIEQATLCVGGVDGVPVKLEDVTDELIGQYPSEELIAESCAQIADLVDPEKDIHASAEYRKDLCVALSRRVLSKAAERAKQG; encoded by the coding sequence ATGAAACCGGCAGCATTCGATTATTTGAAACCGAAGACGTTGGATGAAGCACTGTCACTTCTCGATGAATACGGCTACGACGCCAAAGTTCTGTCCGGCGGACAAAGCCTGATCCCGATGATGAACATGCGGCTGGCGCGGCCGCCTTATCTGGTCGATATTAGCGGACTGAAAGAGATGAGCTATATCGAGATCGATGAGGAAGAGGTCAAGATCGGAGGCATTACCCGCCATTATATGGTGGAGCATTCGGAGGAAATCAAAAAAGCGTGTCCGATGCTGGCGGAAGGGATCAAGCTGATCGGACATTCGCAAATCCGTTCACGCGGTACGATCGGCGGCAGCATCGTGCACGCCGACCCGACGGCGGAGCTTCCGGTCATGTTGACGGCGCTTGACGGCAAAGTGACGGTCGTCTCCAGCGAAGGAGAACGCGAGATGACGCCGGAAGAACTGTTCCTGACGTATATGACGACGACGATGGAACCGAACGAAATTTTGACCTCCGTTCATTTCCCGGTTATTCCTCCGCGGACGGGCCATGCGATCGAAGAGTTCACGCTTCGCAGCGGCGACTTTGCTCTTATTCTCGCTGCGGCGACCGTAACGCTTGATGAAGAAGGCAAAATCGAACAAGCGACGCTGTGCGTAGGCGGCGTGGACGGCGTTCCTGTAAAGCTGGAAGATGTCACCGATGAATTGATCGGTCAATATCCGAGCGAGGAATTGATTGCGGAAAGCTGCGCACAAATCGCGGATCTGGTCGATCCCGAGAAAGATATTCACGCCAGCGCCGAGTACCGTAAAGATTTGTGCGTGGCGTTAAGCCGCCGCGTGCTTTCAAAAGCTGCCGAGCGGGCAAAGCAAGGCTAA
- a CDS encoding GntR family transcriptional regulator — MTDPPNKLIKETTTMAVYKRLFDYVMNGQFKPGEWIRERQLKELLGVSSTPIREALRMLVQEQVLESVPHHGVRVKSFSLKEIKDYYELRAELEGLAAQLAAERGNVHLFNKMEEVLFQQRKFLDSTDPAAGAIESNNQFHDLIVEASGNETLKNTLQHLRVGISWIQHMAWNLNNDRHFITYYQHRAILEAIVSRDGNKARARMHEHIWDSIKLISLNASKMTETLQQS; from the coding sequence ATGACAGACCCACCCAACAAACTCATTAAAGAAACGACAACGATGGCAGTTTATAAACGGTTGTTCGACTATGTCATGAACGGGCAGTTCAAACCGGGCGAATGGATCCGGGAGCGCCAGCTGAAGGAACTGCTTGGCGTCAGCAGCACGCCGATTCGCGAAGCGCTGCGAATGCTTGTCCAGGAACAGGTGTTGGAATCGGTGCCTCATCATGGCGTCCGTGTCAAAAGTTTTTCATTGAAAGAAATTAAAGATTATTATGAGCTTCGCGCCGAGCTGGAAGGACTGGCAGCGCAATTGGCGGCGGAGCGCGGGAACGTTCATCTGTTCAATAAAATGGAAGAAGTTCTTTTTCAGCAGCGCAAATTTCTCGATAGTACCGACCCTGCTGCCGGAGCGATCGAATCCAATAATCAATTTCACGATCTGATTGTGGAAGCCAGCGGAAACGAAACGTTAAAAAATACGCTGCAGCATTTGCGGGTAGGAATCAGCTGGATTCAGCATATGGCATGGAATCTCAATAATGACCGGCATTTTATTACTTACTATCAACACCGGGCGATACTGGAAGCGATTGTATCCAGAGACGGAAACAAAGCCCGCGCCCGAATGCATGAGCACATATGGGATTCAATCAAGCTGATTTCGCTTAACGCATCGAAAATGACAGAAACTCTGCAACAAAGTTAA
- a CDS encoding DsrE family protein, whose amino-acid sequence MAKILIHLTHGPEAPTQADRAFLIAKTAVREGHHVSMFLAGSAVQLLKDAHLDSVIGVGDGVTSLRESYDEIVAGGGKIYLSRISCGARGVTGQELIGKQVELAEPNVLVQLTVDHDRVITYG is encoded by the coding sequence ATGGCAAAGATTCTCATTCACTTAACCCACGGTCCCGAGGCGCCTACACAAGCCGACCGCGCATTTCTGATTGCGAAGACAGCCGTCCGGGAAGGACACCACGTTTCGATGTTTCTCGCCGGCAGCGCCGTCCAGCTGCTGAAAGATGCTCACCTGGACAGCGTCATCGGCGTTGGAGACGGCGTCACCTCACTGCGTGAATCGTACGATGAAATCGTCGCCGGCGGCGGAAAAATTTATTTGTCGCGCATTTCCTGCGGAGCCCGCGGCGTAACCGGTCAAGAGCTGATCGGGAAACAGGTGGAGCTGGCGGAGCCGAATGTGCTTGTGCAGCTGACAGTCGATCATGACCGGGTTATCACGTACGGATAA
- a CDS encoding SRPBCC family protein, with product MDVQGDVKVKASKEEVWKALNDPNVLQKATPGCKSITETEPDVYKADITIGIAAVRGSYEAEIKILDKTEPDNYRLVMTANSPAGFIEGDARVYLETDGDSTVIKYAGTAQVGGLIAGVGQRILGGIGKMIVKDFFKKLAKEV from the coding sequence ATGGACGTTCAAGGCGATGTAAAAGTAAAAGCAAGCAAAGAAGAGGTGTGGAAAGCTCTTAACGATCCGAACGTGCTGCAAAAAGCGACGCCGGGCTGCAAATCGATCACGGAAACTGAGCCGGACGTTTACAAAGCGGATATTACGATCGGAATCGCGGCTGTACGCGGCAGCTATGAAGCGGAAATTAAAATTTTGGATAAAACGGAACCGGACAACTACCGGCTCGTCATGACCGCCAACAGCCCGGCCGGTTTTATCGAAGGCGACGCGCGTGTCTACCTGGAAACCGACGGTGATTCCACTGTTATCAAATACGCGGGAACGGCTCAAGTGGGCGGCCTGATTGCAGGCGTCGGCCAGCGTATTTTGGGCGGTATCGGCAAGATGATCGTGAAAGATTTCTTTAAGAAGCTCGCCAAAGAAGTATAA